One genomic region from Populus nigra chromosome 8, ddPopNigr1.1, whole genome shotgun sequence encodes:
- the LOC133702257 gene encoding mitogen-activated protein kinase kinase kinase 17-like: MAATNQFSSLQQPCKWVKGKVIGSGSHGTVHLAINKVTGGLFVAKSALSGVDSKYLEHEANILESLDSPYMIRCMGKGWQKGSDGDAKLNVFIEYMAGGSLSDMAEKFGGALEEEVIRLYTKQILNGLKYLHENGIVHCDLKCKNVLLGLSGNIKLADFGCAKRLKDLDRNGKFAYSWQSVGGTPLWMAPEVLRKEGLDFASDIWSLGCAVIEMATGRPPWGYKASNPMAVVLKIACSNERPNFPVHFSEEGMDFLAKCLERNPESRWTAEELLDHPFITGNSQKKYVCSPASVLDNIGTYEEDYDSDESGNPDEHLLWNPFSMRNCGKPKIIALRQHADNDFVSSGDWITVR; the protein is encoded by the coding sequence ATGGCTGCAACTAACCAGTTTTCATCTCTTCAACAGCCTTGTAAATGGGTGAAGGGTAAAGTTATTGGATCTGGGTCACATGGAACTGTTCATTTAGCCATCAATAAGGTCACTGGTGGACTTTTTGTGGCAAAAAGTGCACTTTCTGGGGTTGATAGTAAATATTTAGAGCATGAGGCTAACATTCTTGAGAGCTTGGATTCGCCTTATATGATTCGGTGTATGGGGAAGGGCTGGCAAAAAGGATCAGATGGTGATGCTAAACTTAATGTTTTCATAGAGTATATGGCTGGAGGGAGCCTGTCAGATATGGCTGAGAAATTTGGTGGGGCACTAGAAGAGGAAGTAATTCGTTTATATACCAAACAGATACTTAATGGTCTGAAGTATCTTCATGAAAATGGGATCGTTCATTGTGATCTCAAGTGCAAGAATGTGCTACTAGGCTTGTCAGGAAACATTAAGTTAGCAGATTTCGGATGTGCTAAGAGGCTGAAAGACCTGGACAGAAATGGAAAGTTCGCCTATTCCTGGCAATCTGTAGGGGGGACTCCATTGTGGATGGCCCCTGAAGTTTTAAGAAAGGAAGGCTTAGATTTTGCTTCAGATATTTGGTCCTTGGGATGCGCAGTTATTGAAATGGCAACCGGGAGGCCTCCTTGGGGTTATAAGGCGTCGAATCCAATGGCGGTTGTATTGAAGATTGCATGTAGCAATGAGAGGCCtaattttccagttcatttctCTGAAGAAGGGATGGATTTCCTGGCTAAGTGTCTCGAGAGGAATCCCGAAAGTAGGTGGACAGCAGAAGAATTGCTGGATCACCCTTTTATTACAGGAAATTCGCAGAAGAAATACGTATGCTCCCCTGCAAGTGTTCTGGACAATATTGGAACTTACGAGGAGGATTATGATTCAGATGAATCAGGGAATCCTGATGAACACCTGCTATGGAATCCTTTTTCGATGAGGAATTGcggaaaaccaaaaataatagcACTGAGGCAGCATGCTGACAATGATTTTGTATCCTCGGGAGATTGGATTACTGTTAGATAA
- the LOC133702258 gene encoding uncharacterized protein LOC133702258 isoform X3 has product MSDVLKNGSEVKLQRNALSVLEHPTGNEVDDDNDYDTSSGSDIGEHDFYRGSGFQKISKPRVRPTRPWVPSAPAKATSESSNRDVQSIIHMPVLTVNLARLGTESLRRYCKEFKLPGVNSQSSREQMLNAAQIHFLSQRPLDEMQEVAEFTRVAKRLKEKDKPSE; this is encoded by the exons ATGTCTGAT GTTTTGAAAAATGGATCTGAAGTTAAGCTTCAAAGGAATGCATTGAGTGTACTGGAACATCCGACGGGAAATGAAGTAGATGATGATAACGATTATGATACCAGCAGCGGCTCTGAtattggtgaacatgatttct ATAGAGGCAGCGGGTTCCAAAAAATTAGCAAGCCAAGGGTTAGACCAACCAGGCCATGGGTTCCATCTGCACCTGCAAAGGCAACAAGTGAGAGCAGTAACAGAGATGTTCAATCCATTATTCACATGCCTGTGCTG ACGGTGAACTTGGCAAGACTGGGAACTGAATCATTGCGGAGATATTGCAAGGAATTCAAACTT CCGGGTGTCAACTCTCAGTCATCAAGGGAACAGATGCTTAATGCTGcacaaattcattttctttcacaG CGACCATTGGATGAGATGCAAGAGGTTGCAGAATTCACCCGTGTGGCAAAGAGACTGAAAGAGAAGGACAAACCGTCTGAGTGA
- the LOC133702258 gene encoding uncharacterized protein LOC133702258 isoform X1 encodes MFGTELCSSRILSPFREESGDEELSVLPRHTKVVVTGNNRTKSVLVGLQGVVKKALGLGGWHWLVLKNGSEVKLQRNALSVLEHPTGNEVDDDNDYDTSSGSDIGEHDFYRGSGFQKISKPRVRPTRPWVPSAPAKATSESSNRDVQSIIHMPVLTVNLARLGTESLRRYCKEFKLPGVNSQSSREQMLNAAQIHFLSQRPLDEMQEVAEFTRVAKRLKEKDKPSE; translated from the exons ATGTTTGGGACTGAGCTGTGTTCTTCTAGGATTCTTTCACCTTTCAGAGAGGAAAGTGGTGATGAAGAGCTGTCTGTGCTTCCTAGGCACACTAAAGTCGTTGTGACTGGAAATAATAGAACAAAGTCTGTGTTGGTTGGTTTACAAGGCGTGGTCAAGAAGGCTCTTGGTCTTGGTGGTTGGCATTGGTTG GTTTTGAAAAATGGATCTGAAGTTAAGCTTCAAAGGAATGCATTGAGTGTACTGGAACATCCGACGGGAAATGAAGTAGATGATGATAACGATTATGATACCAGCAGCGGCTCTGAtattggtgaacatgatttct ATAGAGGCAGCGGGTTCCAAAAAATTAGCAAGCCAAGGGTTAGACCAACCAGGCCATGGGTTCCATCTGCACCTGCAAAGGCAACAAGTGAGAGCAGTAACAGAGATGTTCAATCCATTATTCACATGCCTGTGCTG ACGGTGAACTTGGCAAGACTGGGAACTGAATCATTGCGGAGATATTGCAAGGAATTCAAACTT CCGGGTGTCAACTCTCAGTCATCAAGGGAACAGATGCTTAATGCTGcacaaattcattttctttcacaG CGACCATTGGATGAGATGCAAGAGGTTGCAGAATTCACCCGTGTGGCAAAGAGACTGAAAGAGAAGGACAAACCGTCTGAGTGA
- the LOC133702258 gene encoding uncharacterized protein LOC133702258 isoform X2 encodes MFGTELCSSRILSPFREESGDEELSVLPRHTKVVVTGNNRTKSVLVGLQGVVKKALGLGGWHWLVLKNGSEVKLQRNALSVLEHPTGNEVDDDNDYDTSSGSDIGEHDFYRGSGFQKISKPRVRPTRPWVPSAPAKATSESSNRDVQSIIHMPVLTVNLARLGTESLRRYCKEFKLGSAILN; translated from the exons ATGTTTGGGACTGAGCTGTGTTCTTCTAGGATTCTTTCACCTTTCAGAGAGGAAAGTGGTGATGAAGAGCTGTCTGTGCTTCCTAGGCACACTAAAGTCGTTGTGACTGGAAATAATAGAACAAAGTCTGTGTTGGTTGGTTTACAAGGCGTGGTCAAGAAGGCTCTTGGTCTTGGTGGTTGGCATTGGTTG GTTTTGAAAAATGGATCTGAAGTTAAGCTTCAAAGGAATGCATTGAGTGTACTGGAACATCCGACGGGAAATGAAGTAGATGATGATAACGATTATGATACCAGCAGCGGCTCTGAtattggtgaacatgatttct ATAGAGGCAGCGGGTTCCAAAAAATTAGCAAGCCAAGGGTTAGACCAACCAGGCCATGGGTTCCATCTGCACCTGCAAAGGCAACAAGTGAGAGCAGTAACAGAGATGTTCAATCCATTATTCACATGCCTGTGCTG ACGGTGAACTTGGCAAGACTGGGAACTGAATCATTGCGGAGATATTGCAAGGAATTCAAACTT GGTTCTGCAATTTTAAATTAG
- the LOC133702118 gene encoding serine/arginine-rich splicing factor SR45a-like: MAYSREGRSVSPRNSGSPGRGRRSRSLSRSRRSRSRSNDSGDASNPGNNLYVTGLSTRVTSSDLEKYFSSEGKVLECHLVTDPRTRESRGFAFVTMETVEDANRCVKYLNRSVLEGRVITVEKAKRKRGRTPTPGRYQGLRDKRGHGHGHRRSRSYSPRRWDDRDRDPYSRDRRGRSRSPYSRRGDGYYDSYKRRRDRSLSADRGHHR; encoded by the exons ATGGCTTACTCAAGAGAAGGAAG GTCTGTTTCACCACGCAATTCGGGTTCACCTGGTAGAGGCAGGCGGTCAAGATCCTTGTCACGGTCCCGCAGAAGTCGCTCCAG GAGCAATGATTCTGGTGATGCATCTAACCCTGGAAACAACTTATATGTAACTGGATTATCAACCAGGGTCACGAGCAGTGATCTTGAGAAGTATTTTAGCAGTGAAGGGAAG GTTTTGGAGTGCCATCTGGTGACAGATCCTCGAACTAGAGAATCTCGTGGATTTGCTTTTGTTACGATGGAAACCGTTGAGGATGCTAACCGTTGCGTCAAGTATTTGAATCGTTCGGTGCTTGAAGGACGAGTGATTACTGTGGAAAAG GCAAAAAGAAAGCGTGGTAGGACACCAACGCCTGGCAGGTATCAGGGACTGAGAGATAAGCGAG GTCATGGTCATGGCCACAGACGGTCCCGCAGCTACTCACCTCGCCGATGGGATGACAGAGATAGAGACCCTTATTCAAGGGATCGAAGGGGAAGATCACGTTCTCCATATAGCAGGCGGGGAGATGGTTATTATGATTCATATAAGAGGCGCAGGGATCGCTCTTTGTCAGCTGACCGCGGCCACCACAGATAG